GGCGTCGGCGTCCTCATCGGCGGCTCGCTCCAGTTCCTCGTGCAGACCCCGTTCGCGCGCCGGCTGGCGCGACGCGACGGCGAGCGGCTCTTCCGTCCGGGCGCCGGGCTCAGGGACGAGAACATGCGGCACGTCCGCCGGCTGGCAGGTCCGGTGCTGGCCTCCGCGGTCATCCAGCGACTCGGCACGCTGGTCGACCGGTTGATCGCGTCGTTCCTGGTTCCCGGCAGCATCTCGTCGCTCTACTACTCGTTCCGCATCGTCCATCTGCCGTACGCGATCCTCGCGCTGTCGGCCGGGCGCTCCGTCGCACCGCTCCTGTCCGAGCAGTTCGCGCTCAAGGACGAGGAGTCCTTCCGGGACACGCTCGTCGCCGGACTGAGGATGAACCTGGCGTATCTGACCCCGGTGATCGTCCTCGCCGTGTGGCATGCCGAGACGATCGTCGGGCTCATCTACCAGCGGGGCGCATTCGACGCGACCGACCTCGCGATGACGTCGTCCGCCTTCGCCCTCTACGCCGTCGGGCTGGTCAGCATGGGGGCGGAGTTCCTGCTCGTCAGGGCCTTCGCGGCCCGGCTGGACACGGCGACGCCGGTGAAGGTCGCGGCGGGGGCGTTCGGCCTCAATGTCGTGCTGAACCTGCTGCTCGTGCGGACGCCGCTTCGCCACGCCGGCCTCGCGCTGGCGACATCGCTCGCCATGACCGCGCACGCCAGCGTGCTCTACACTCTCATGAACCGGCGTCTCGCTGCAACCGGCGCGCGGATCGCCGTGTCGAGCCTCCTGAGGCCCCTGGTGAAGATCGCCGTCGGCGTGCTGGCGCTCGTCGCCGTTCTGTGGGCCCTGGACGCCTTTGCTGGCATGGCGTTTGCTCGTTCCGTTCAGCTTGAGCGCGCACTCCGCCTCGTCATCGCTGGCGCGGCGGGGGGCGGCGTGTATCTTGTGGTACTCAGGCTGCTTCGCGTCGAGGAGATCACGGAGCTCCTCGGCCGCCTTCGCAGGTGAGAACTCCGGAAACGGCGGACCACGTGAGACCGCGTATCCTGGTGACCGAGCCGATCTGCGAACCGGGCGTTCAGGCCCTCCGTTCGATCGGCGAGGTCGAGGACGGGACGGGCATCGAGAGAGACGGGCTGCTCGAGACGATCGGCGGCTTCGACGCGCTGGTCGTTCGCAGTCACACGCTCGTCGACGGCGAGCTCATCGAGCGCGGACGGAGACTGCGCGTCGTAGGGCGCGCAGGCGTCGGCGTCGACAACATCGACATCCCCGCCGCGACCGCCCGCGGCATCGTCGTCGTGAACGCTCCGGAGGGCAACATCCTCTCGGCGGCCGAGCATACGGTCGCCCTCATGCTCGGGCTGTCCCGGCGCATCGCCGTCGCCGACCGCGTGCTCAAGGCGGGCAGCTGGAGCGACGCGCGAAGCGAGGGCGTCGAGCTCTTCGGGAAGACGCTCGGTATCGTGGGACTCGGACGCGTCGGCTCGCTGGTCGCGGTGCGGGCCGAGGCGTTCGGAATGCGCGTCGTGGCCTACGATCCGTACATCTCGGAGGAACGCTTCGCCCGCTTCGGGACGGAACGGATGCCCTCGCTGGACGCGCTCATGAAGGAAGCGGACTACGTTTCCGTGCATACGCCCAGAACGGATGAGACGTACGGCATGGTCGGCTCGCGCGAGCTGGCACTGGCGCGGGACGGCGTCAGGGTCATCAACTGCGCCCGGGGCGGCATCGTCAACGAGGACGCCCTCGCCGACGCCATCGAGTCGGGCAAGGTCGCCGGGGCCGGCGTGGACGTCTTCGACGACGAGCCCGTCTCGACGCACCCGCTTTTCGCCTTCGAGGATGTTGTCGTGACGCCGCACCTCGGTGGGACGACCGAGGAGGCCCAGGTCCGCGTCGGCGTGACGGTCGCCGAACAGGTCGCCGCCGCGCTCGAGGGACGCCTGCCTCGCCACGCGCTCAACATGCCGCTGACCGACAGCGAGACCGTGTCCTTCGTCGAGCCCTTCATGCCGCTCGCGGAGTCGATGGGGAGGATGTACACGCAGCTCTTCGGGATGCCGACCGGCGGGGTCGAGGTGCGCTACGGAGGAGAGGTCGGGCGCTACCGGACGGACCTGCCGACGCTCTCGCTTCTGCGCGGGCTTCTGGAGCCGGTCGAGGGAGACGCCGTCAACCTGGTCAACGGACGCTACCTCGCGGAGAACCGCGGCATCTCGGTGACCGAGTCCAGAAGCACCGAGTCGGGAAGCTACGCCAGCCTCCTCACGGTCGTCGGTCACGACGGCGGGGAACACTCGCTGACGGGGACGCTGCACGGCCGGGAGGCGAGGATCACCGGCATCGACGGTTTCGAGGTCGACCTGCCGGCAGCCGGTGACGTGCTGGTCTGCTGGTTCGGGGGGCGCGCCGTCGCCGAGTCCGGCATCGTCGGACGCGTCGGCACGATCCTCGGTCAGGCCGGCGTCGCGATATCGCGCATGGAGGTCGGACGCGAGGTCATCGACGGACGGGCGATCATGGTGATCTCCCTGGCGGAGCCCGAGCCGGACGCGATCCGATCGACGCTCTCGGGTCTGCCCGGGGTGTCCGAGGTGCGGCTGGTTCGTCCCGCCGGCGGAGGAAGCAGCGGAGAACGGCGACCGGGGCGATGAGCCCGGCCGAGAGACATCGGACGCAACGCGGTGCCCCGCGGCCGGAACGCCATCAGGCCGGTGACCGGGGCGTCCCTGCGAAGGAGGTCCAGACGTGGAAACGACGAAGATACTGCTCCCCGAGAAGGAGATGCCGAGGTCCTGGTACAACGTGCTGCCCGACCTCCCGAAGCCTCTCGAGCCGCCGCTCCATCCCGGGACGAGGCAGCCGGTCGGCCCGGACGACCTCGCGCCGCTCTTCCCCGAGGCGCTCATACTGCAGGAGATGTCGCCCGAGCGGGAGATCCCCATCCCTGAGGACATACTCGACGTCTACTCGATCTGGCGGCCGACGCCGCTCATCAGAGCCAGGCGTCTCGAGAGGGTTCTCGATACGCCCGCACGCATCTACTACAAGAACGAGGGCGTGAGCCCTCCCGGCAGCCACAAGCCGAACACCTCGGTCGCGCAGGCCTGGTACAACAAGCAGGCCGGCGTGAAGCGTCTCGCGACCGAGACGGGCGCCGGGCAGTGGGGAAGCGCCCTGTCGTTCGCCTGCAGGGCCTTCGGGCTCGAGTGCTCGGTCTACATGGTCAAGGTGAGCTACGAGCAGAAGCCGTATCGCAGGACGATGATGCAGATCTGGGGCGCCGACGTGACCCCGAGTCCCAGCGAGAAGACCGACGTCGGGAAGAAGATCCTCGAGAATGATCCCGACTGTCCCGGCTCGCTCGGCATCGCCATCAGCGAGGCCGTGTGGGACGCCGCGACGCACGACGATACGAAGTACGCGCTCGGCAGTGTCCTGAACCACGTGGTCATCCACCAGTCGCTCATCGGTCTCGAGGCCATCAGGCAGCTCGAGATGGTCGAGGACAAGGCCGACATCGTCATCGGCTGCGTCGGCGGAGGAAGCAACTTCGGCGGCCTCATCTCGCCGTTCGTGCCGCGCAAGTCGGCCGGTGAGGAGGTGCGGCTCGTCGCCGCCGAGCCGTGCGCGTGCCCGACCCTGACGAAGGGTCTGTTCGCCTACGACTACGGCGACACCGCGAAGATGACGCCGCTGATGATGATGTACACGCTGGGGCACTCGTTCGTTCCGCCGAAGATCCACGCCGGCGGTCTCCGCTACCACGGCGACTCGCCGATCCTGAGTCTGCTCGTGAAGGAGGGCATGGTCGAGCCCGTCGCCTACACGCAGAACGAGGTCTTCGACGCGGCCGTCATGTTCGCGGGTGCCGAGGGTATCGTGCCGGCGCCGGAGACGTCGCACGCCGTCAAGGCCGCCGTCGACGAGGCGGTCCGATGTCGTGAGGCCGGTGAGGAGAAGACCATTCTGGTCGGCTTCTCGGGCCACGGCCACTTCGACATGCTCTCGTACGAGGCCTACCTGGAGAACAGGCTCGAGGACTACGCGATGGACGATGTGGCCGTCGCCGAGTGCCTCGAGCGCGACGGCATCTGCGGGGAGAGTGAATGAGCGTCCTCGTCACCGGGGGAGCCGGCTACATAGGCAGTGTGACCGTCGAGCGCCTCGTCCGGGAGGGGAGACGGGTCGTCGTTCTGGATGATCTCTCCAAGGGACACCGGAACGCCGTGCTCGATGGCGTTCCGCTCGTCGTGGGCGACATCGGCGACGGCGAGCTCGTCACCGGGCTGGTGAAGGAACACAACGTTGACTCGGTCATCCATTTCGCCGCGAGGAGCATCGTCGGTGAGTCGATGGAACGGCCGGGCGAGTACTACGACGCGAACGTCGTCAGGGGCGCGAGGCTCCTCGACGCGCTCGTCGGCTGCGG
The sequence above is drawn from the Candidatus Effluviviaceae Genus V sp. genome and encodes:
- the murJ gene encoding murein biosynthesis integral membrane protein MurJ translates to MRRNVEPTGAGRKRGIVRGFADIGLGTLVSRVSGFAREVVTAAVFGAGTSMDIFVAAFTIPNLVCRVLGETAVESAFMPLFRGLASKGERHAAWRLAAHTLNALTIVLIALVVLGIAASPLLVRLVATGFEGEVFEETVRMTRLMFPFGLVIGLAALMGAILLAHRRYRPYSLAPVMLNVGIIGSVALLSGELSFYSLGVGVLIGGSLQFLVQTPFARRLARRDGERLFRPGAGLRDENMRHVRRLAGPVLASAVIQRLGTLVDRLIASFLVPGSISSLYYSFRIVHLPYAILALSAGRSVAPLLSEQFALKDEESFRDTLVAGLRMNLAYLTPVIVLAVWHAETIVGLIYQRGAFDATDLAMTSSAFALYAVGLVSMGAEFLLVRAFAARLDTATPVKVAAGAFGLNVVLNLLLVRTPLRHAGLALATSLAMTAHASVLYTLMNRRLAATGARIAVSSLLRPLVKIAVGVLALVAVLWALDAFAGMAFARSVQLERALRLVIAGAAGGGVYLVVLRLLRVEEITELLGRLRR
- a CDS encoding TrpB-like pyridoxal phosphate-dependent enzyme, producing the protein METTKILLPEKEMPRSWYNVLPDLPKPLEPPLHPGTRQPVGPDDLAPLFPEALILQEMSPEREIPIPEDILDVYSIWRPTPLIRARRLERVLDTPARIYYKNEGVSPPGSHKPNTSVAQAWYNKQAGVKRLATETGAGQWGSALSFACRAFGLECSVYMVKVSYEQKPYRRTMMQIWGADVTPSPSEKTDVGKKILENDPDCPGSLGIAISEAVWDAATHDDTKYALGSVLNHVVIHQSLIGLEAIRQLEMVEDKADIVIGCVGGGSNFGGLISPFVPRKSAGEEVRLVAAEPCACPTLTKGLFAYDYGDTAKMTPLMMMYTLGHSFVPPKIHAGGLRYHGDSPILSLLVKEGMVEPVAYTQNEVFDAAVMFAGAEGIVPAPETSHAVKAAVDEAVRCREAGEEKTILVGFSGHGHFDMLSYEAYLENRLEDYAMDDVAVAECLERDGICGESE
- a CDS encoding phosphoglycerate dehydrogenase, with translation MRTPETADHVRPRILVTEPICEPGVQALRSIGEVEDGTGIERDGLLETIGGFDALVVRSHTLVDGELIERGRRLRVVGRAGVGVDNIDIPAATARGIVVVNAPEGNILSAAEHTVALMLGLSRRIAVADRVLKAGSWSDARSEGVELFGKTLGIVGLGRVGSLVAVRAEAFGMRVVAYDPYISEERFARFGTERMPSLDALMKEADYVSVHTPRTDETYGMVGSRELALARDGVRVINCARGGIVNEDALADAIESGKVAGAGVDVFDDEPVSTHPLFAFEDVVVTPHLGGTTEEAQVRVGVTVAEQVAAALEGRLPRHALNMPLTDSETVSFVEPFMPLAESMGRMYTQLFGMPTGGVEVRYGGEVGRYRTDLPTLSLLRGLLEPVEGDAVNLVNGRYLAENRGISVTESRSTESGSYASLLTVVGHDGGEHSLTGTLHGREARITGIDGFEVDLPAAGDVLVCWFGGRAVAESGIVGRVGTILGQAGVAISRMEVGREVIDGRAIMVISLAEPEPDAIRSTLSGLPGVSEVRLVRPAGGGSSGERRPGR